The Planctomycetota bacterium genome has a window encoding:
- the smpB gene encoding SsrA-binding protein SmpB — translation DSYARIEDGEAYLIGLHISPYEKTAYGNHDPARKRRLLLHRREIKRLATKVNERGFTLVPTALYFKRGLAKVEIALACGKKLYDKREDIKKRDHQRQMDRAASPRR, via the coding sequence GCGACAGCTATGCCCGCATCGAGGACGGCGAAGCCTATCTCATAGGGCTGCACATAAGCCCTTACGAAAAGACCGCTTACGGCAACCACGACCCCGCGCGCAAACGCCGCCTCCTCCTCCACCGCCGCGAAATCAAGCGCCTCGCCACCAAGGTCAACGAGCGCGGCTTCACCCTCGTGCCCACTGCCCTCTACTTCAAGAGAGGACTCGCCAAAGTCGAGATAGCCCTCGCCTGCGGCAAGAAGCTCTACGACAAGCGCGAGGACATCAAGAAGCGCGACCACCAGCGCCAGATGGACCGCGCCGCCTCCCCTCGCCGCTGA